The Roseofilum capinflatum BLCC-M114 genome window below encodes:
- a CDS encoding DUF2997 domain-containing protein: protein METLEFVIYPDGRVMEKVTGIVGSSCAEVTAAIEAQLGHVLKVEPTAEYFAQVQQEENVTTNQATFSQW, encoded by the coding sequence ATGGAAACCCTAGAGTTCGTGATTTACCCGGATGGTCGGGTAATGGAAAAAGTTACTGGCATTGTTGGATCGTCTTGTGCGGAAGTGACCGCAGCCATTGAAGCTCAACTCGGTCATGTCCTGAAAGTTGAACCAACTGCTGAGTATTTTGCCCAAGTGCAACAGGAAGAGAACGTTACTACTAATCAGGCTACATTTAGCCAATGGTAA
- a CDS encoding aldo/keto reductase — MIKRYIKRYLEAIADFTDTSQPPQRSPELLTQIDQTTMEYTTLGRTGLKVSVMGLGSGGYSQMGQKTGKTKKESVELVRTALDFGINFFDTAEAYNTEHIIGKAIQPIEREQVILSTKKTLIDKGRLITSKELVKGIDRSLYNLRSDYIDIYNLHGVKPDQYNYILTELVPVLFKMRDAGKIRFIGITEAFIDDPSHQMLQRAVQDNCWDTIMLGFNILNQSARHQVLPQAIDKKIGVLAMFAVRRALSNQENLKQAILRLKNMGYSELEDLDRDNPLGFLFHEQGAKNITDAAYRFSRHQPGIDLVLFGTGNVEHLSANITSLLSPPLPSSDTLKLNQIFTKVDDFTGN, encoded by the coding sequence ATGATAAAAAGATACATTAAGCGATATCTAGAGGCGATCGCCGACTTCACTGACACCAGTCAACCCCCCCAGCGCAGTCCAGAACTCCTGACCCAGATCGACCAAACCACCATGGAATATACCACCTTGGGTCGAACTGGACTGAAAGTCAGCGTTATGGGTTTAGGCAGTGGTGGATATAGCCAAATGGGTCAAAAAACCGGTAAAACTAAAAAAGAATCCGTAGAATTAGTGCGTACAGCACTCGATTTTGGCATTAATTTCTTCGACACTGCTGAAGCCTACAACACAGAGCATATCATTGGTAAAGCCATTCAACCCATCGAGCGCGAACAAGTCATCCTATCAACCAAAAAAACTCTCATCGATAAAGGTCGCCTAATCACGAGCAAAGAGCTGGTGAAAGGTATTGATCGTAGTCTGTATAATCTTCGTTCTGACTATATTGATATTTATAATCTTCATGGTGTAAAACCCGATCAATATAACTATATCTTGACCGAGCTTGTACCCGTTTTATTCAAGATGCGTGATGCGGGTAAAATCCGGTTTATTGGCATTACCGAAGCCTTTATTGACGATCCTAGTCATCAAATGTTACAGCGTGCGGTTCAAGACAATTGTTGGGATACCATTATGTTAGGATTCAATATCCTCAATCAATCTGCACGACACCAAGTTTTACCTCAAGCGATTGACAAAAAAATTGGGGTACTGGCAATGTTTGCAGTTCGTCGTGCCTTAAGCAATCAAGAAAATCTTAAACAAGCCATACTCCGATTAAAAAACATGGGATATTCTGAGCTAGAAGATCTAGATCGAGACAACCCTCTAGGTTTTCTTTTTCATGAACAAGGTGCTAAAAACATTACTGATGCAGCGTATCGCTTTTCCCGCCATCAACCTGGAATTGACTTAGTGCTATTTGGAACAGGAAACGTCGAGCATTTATCCGCTAACATCACGTCATTATTAAGTCCTCCATTACCAAGTTCAGATACACTCAAGCTGAACCAAATATTTACAAAAGTAGATGACTTTACAGGAAATTAA
- a CDS encoding Uma2 family endonuclease, which yields MTDVLTRQLTLEQFLEQPNLEGSPAWEYIDGGAIQKPMPKFRHSLLQKRLLAAIDRATDKYLTLPELRCTFGGRSIVPDVVVLAWDKVALNAEGEPEDNVMQAPDWSIEILSPDQSSNRVIDNLLHCLQHGSQLGWLVDPQDRSILVLTPGQGIVVCRGERQLPMLADMDWQLTAEEVFSWLKLGKPE from the coding sequence ATGACGGATGTCCTCACTCGACAACTAACCCTAGAACAATTCCTCGAACAACCCAATCTCGAAGGTTCACCCGCTTGGGAATATATCGACGGTGGGGCTATCCAGAAACCTATGCCTAAATTTCGCCATTCTCTGCTGCAAAAGCGACTGTTAGCAGCGATTGATAGAGCCACGGACAAGTACCTGACTCTGCCAGAACTGCGTTGTACTTTTGGCGGGCGTTCCATTGTCCCCGATGTTGTGGTTCTTGCTTGGGATAAGGTGGCGCTGAATGCAGAGGGAGAACCGGAAGATAACGTTATGCAAGCGCCAGATTGGTCGATTGAAATCCTTTCTCCTGACCAAAGTAGCAATCGGGTTATCGATAATCTACTCCATTGTCTTCAGCATGGCAGCCAATTGGGTTGGTTAGTCGATCCGCAAGATCGCTCTATTTTGGTGTTAACTCCCGGACAAGGGATAGTGGTTTGTCGGGGAGAGCGCCAACTGCCAATGCTCGCGGATATGGATTGGCAACTGACCGCAGAAGAAGTGTTTAGTTGGCTAAAATTAGGGAAACCAGAGTGA
- a CDS encoding O-antigen ligase family protein: MADLKVSKITSLGLLSLATLFMGLIAGLLVGLKPKLLAMAFIAGMSVLCFFTYFETTVIGLLIIRTSLDIFSDFSLPAAFGLGIILLTLLYVLVQLLTHQPVKTDGLWWFLALWLGFQALWVILLPLGGLGLDGSYLSSALREWIRLFAWLMVYLLVMQLKGRVPPQQIMTLLFWGLVIPLALASLQLAIPSALPERFLYQGGGAFETGTRINGSLGHPNTFTSFLYLFIGLSYWKQRHAQFRTRWLWVLGAVVMFFVATKALFGLMMLTVFLFCILVPRMNAVNVLGAIALLTLVLGLFASTEFGQERLSSIAETPLLNPNMDIWKAILLSQGDGNSFNWRLSQWHYLLTQWQNHPWLGFGLGMGKYVSTNGLEPHNDYVRALVEGGIIGFTSFIAFIGAQAIRLLQLIRTAPPKSEQQDLAFTLLALLAGLSVGMITENIWTHTTYFFYWFTVLAVAGWDWGTQTQEENYA, translated from the coding sequence GTGGCTGATTTGAAAGTAAGTAAAATTACTTCCCTGGGACTCCTATCTCTCGCGACCCTGTTTATGGGTTTAATCGCCGGTTTGCTGGTTGGACTCAAGCCAAAACTCTTAGCCATGGCTTTCATTGCCGGCATGAGTGTCCTCTGTTTCTTCACCTACTTTGAAACCACCGTCATTGGCTTACTCATTATCCGAACTTCTCTAGATATCTTTTCCGACTTCAGTCTCCCGGCTGCCTTTGGTCTGGGAATCATTCTCCTTACCCTCCTCTATGTCCTGGTGCAACTGCTCACCCATCAACCGGTTAAAACGGATGGGTTATGGTGGTTTCTCGCCCTCTGGTTAGGCTTCCAAGCCCTCTGGGTCATCTTGCTGCCCCTTGGAGGATTAGGCTTAGATGGCTCTTATCTATCCTCCGCCTTACGGGAATGGATACGCCTGTTTGCCTGGCTGATGGTTTATCTGTTAGTCATGCAACTCAAAGGACGAGTACCTCCTCAGCAGATCATGACGCTGCTCTTTTGGGGACTTGTTATTCCCTTGGCTTTAGCCTCCCTGCAACTGGCGATCCCTTCCGCCCTCCCAGAGCGGTTTCTCTATCAAGGGGGGGGAGCCTTTGAAACGGGAACGCGAATTAACGGCAGTCTGGGGCATCCGAATACCTTTACCAGCTTTCTCTATCTGTTTATTGGTTTATCCTACTGGAAACAACGCCATGCTCAGTTTCGGACTCGTTGGTTGTGGGTACTGGGGGCTGTGGTGATGTTCTTTGTGGCCACTAAAGCGCTATTTGGTTTGATGATGCTGACAGTTTTTCTATTCTGCATTCTCGTGCCACGGATGAATGCTGTCAATGTGTTGGGGGCGATCGCACTCCTAACCCTAGTTCTCGGACTATTCGCCAGCACCGAATTTGGCCAAGAACGCTTAAGTTCCATTGCCGAAACCCCGCTCTTAAACCCCAATATGGACATTTGGAAAGCCATCCTCCTCTCCCAAGGCGATGGTAACAGCTTCAACTGGCGACTCTCTCAATGGCATTATTTACTCACCCAATGGCAAAATCATCCCTGGCTCGGTTTTGGACTCGGCATGGGAAAATATGTCAGCACCAACGGCTTAGAACCCCACAATGACTATGTTCGCGCCCTAGTCGAAGGCGGAATCATTGGATTTACCAGTTTTATCGCCTTTATTGGCGCTCAAGCTATCCGCTTACTTCAGCTCATCCGCACAGCACCTCCCAAAAGCGAACAACAAGATTTAGCATTCACTCTACTCGCCCTCCTCGCTGGCTTATCCGTAGGAATGATTACTGAAAATATCTGGACTCATACCACCTATTTCTTCTACTGGTTTACCGTCTTAGCTGTAGCGGGTTGGGATTGGGGCACGCAAACTCAGGAGGAAAATTATGCCTAA
- a CDS encoding glycosyltransferase family 2 protein — protein MPKISVVIPAYNAMAYLPETLENLLQQTWQDFEVIVVNDGSSDDTPQWVAEVRDPRVKLVSQENQGLAGARNTGIAHAQGEYIAFLDADDLWEKTKLEKQLQSLEQNPNVGLVYTWVLLIDAQGKKTGRVFKSEAQGKVWQTLIEENIVGCGSVAMVRRECFETCGLFDRNLKSFVEDWDMWLRIASHYQFSVVPEPLVYYRQHANSASRNWSAMEESYKIVIEKAFDSAPLEVQDMKNKSYGRAYLCLAWKPLQSAEKDYQTAAKFREIAITYYPQLIWTKEYWRLSLAIVLMRSLGPDRYQTFLQWVYSLRRQIFVLK, from the coding sequence ATGCCTAAAATTTCGGTAGTTATTCCCGCTTATAATGCCATGGCTTATCTTCCCGAAACCCTGGAAAACCTTCTGCAACAAACTTGGCAAGATTTTGAAGTCATTGTCGTCAATGATGGCAGTTCCGATGATACCCCTCAATGGGTCGCTGAAGTCAGAGATCCTAGGGTTAAGTTAGTTTCCCAAGAAAATCAAGGTTTAGCTGGAGCAAGAAATACAGGAATTGCCCACGCTCAGGGGGAATACATTGCCTTTCTAGATGCTGACGATCTCTGGGAAAAAACTAAATTAGAAAAACAGCTCCAGAGTTTAGAACAAAATCCTAACGTTGGACTGGTTTATACTTGGGTGCTGCTGATTGATGCTCAAGGAAAAAAAACAGGGCGAGTGTTTAAAAGTGAGGCACAAGGGAAGGTTTGGCAAACTTTAATTGAAGAGAATATTGTTGGGTGCGGGAGTGTGGCGATGGTGCGCCGAGAATGTTTTGAAACTTGTGGCCTGTTTGATAGAAATTTAAAGTCATTTGTGGAAGATTGGGATATGTGGCTTCGTATTGCCTCTCACTACCAATTTTCGGTTGTTCCTGAACCTTTAGTTTACTATCGGCAACATGCCAATAGTGCTTCTCGGAATTGGAGTGCCATGGAAGAGAGTTATAAAATTGTCATTGAAAAAGCGTTTGATTCAGCTCCTCTGGAAGTGCAAGATATGAAGAATAAGAGTTATGGTCGCGCTTACTTGTGCTTGGCTTGGAAGCCTTTACAAAGTGCAGAAAAAGATTATCAGACAGCAGCTAAGTTTCGTGAAATTGCCATAACTTACTATCCCCAGTTAATCTGGACTAAGGAATATTGGCGTTTGAGTTTGGCGATCGTTTTGATGCGATCCCTTGGCCCCGATCGATATCAAACGTTTTTACAATGGGTTTATAGCTTACGTCGGCAGATCTTTGTTCTGAAATAA
- a CDS encoding UPF0175 family protein, with protein MQITIELPSDIANQFQPVDASRRMLELIVADEYRQGRIGAAQVRSILNLGSRWQAYEFLKREKAYLPYTTEDLEEDSQTIASLLANQ; from the coding sequence ATGCAGATTACCATTGAACTCCCTAGTGATATTGCGAATCAATTCCAACCCGTGGATGCTTCCCGCCGAATGTTAGAACTCATTGTAGCTGATGAGTATCGCCAGGGTCGTATCGGAGCTGCTCAAGTCCGTTCAATCCTTAATTTGGGTTCTCGTTGGCAAGCTTATGAATTTCTGAAACGAGAAAAAGCTTATCTACCTTATACAACTGAAGATCTAGAAGAAGATAGTCAAACCATTGCCTCTCTTTTAGCGAATCAATGA
- a CDS encoding ferredoxin, whose protein sequence is MDDFYPLSTEDQDLERNGLEPELGGAWRDEPEWTGFEPELGGVLRQKGVYVDEVTCIGCKHCAHVARNTFYIEDEYGRSRVIRQDGDPEELIQEAIDTCPVDCIHWVDYTELKQLEEERKYQVMPVPGFPINRALMSSNQRRLHQNPE, encoded by the coding sequence ATGGATGATTTTTATCCCCTTTCAACCGAAGATCAGGATTTAGAACGCAATGGATTAGAGCCTGAATTAGGCGGTGCATGGCGGGATGAACCGGAATGGACAGGATTTGAACCCGAATTGGGGGGAGTTCTGCGCCAGAAAGGGGTTTATGTGGATGAGGTAACTTGTATTGGGTGCAAACATTGCGCCCATGTGGCCCGGAATACGTTTTATATTGAAGACGAGTATGGGCGATCGCGGGTGATTCGGCAAGACGGAGATCCCGAAGAGCTGATTCAAGAGGCGATCGATACCTGTCCCGTAGACTGTATCCACTGGGTTGATTACACGGAACTCAAACAATTGGAAGAGGAACGAAAATATCAAGTGATGCCTGTTCCTGGTTTTCCGATTAATCGAGCTTTGATGTCATCAAACCAACGCCGATTACACCAAAATCCTGAATAA
- a CDS encoding DUF1257 domain-containing protein codes for MSHFSQIKTQIRNLEALKTALSELEMDWKPGPSPVRGYQGQTHDAEVVIEQENGYDIGFSWNGQHYELVSDMQFWQQNLSVQGFINKITQRYAYHTVVQETAKQGFQVAEQQKNEDGSIRLVLQRWSA; via the coding sequence ATGTCACACTTTAGTCAAATTAAAACTCAAATTCGCAATTTAGAGGCTCTAAAAACCGCTTTAAGCGAGTTAGAGATGGATTGGAAACCCGGCCCTAGCCCTGTTCGTGGATATCAAGGCCAAACCCACGATGCTGAGGTGGTGATTGAACAAGAGAATGGGTACGATATTGGCTTTAGCTGGAATGGCCAACACTATGAATTAGTCTCGGATATGCAATTCTGGCAACAGAATCTGTCCGTACAAGGGTTTATTAATAAAATTACTCAGCGCTACGCCTATCATACGGTGGTGCAAGAGACAGCCAAACAAGGGTTTCAAGTGGCAGAACAGCAAAAAAATGAAGATGGTTCGATTCGCTTAGTGCTGCAACGTTGGAGTGCATAA
- the bioU gene encoding (S)-8-amino-7-oxononanoate synthase BioU, with product MMNKQNIGVMPVGVLGFGGLGQAAAKVLAPKGEMRLTAVADHKGYAYNPEGLDGEACAQVYRESHTVGYVEPWGTLSENSIADLIQQASGVEGYFLALPNLPNTFMADVARQFIASGWQGVLVDALKRTSAVEQLLELQDELQKAGITYMTGCGATPGLLTAAAALAAQSYAEVHSCKITFGVGIANWEAYRATIREDIAHMPGYDVEKARAMTDAEVEALLDKTNGILALENMEHADDIMLELAGICDRSCVSVGGVVDTRNPKKPLSTNVQLTGRTFEGKLSTHTFTLGDETSMAANVCGPAFGYLKAGISLHRRGIHGLFTAAEVMPQFVR from the coding sequence ATGATGAACAAGCAAAATATTGGGGTGATGCCTGTTGGTGTTTTGGGCTTTGGCGGTTTGGGACAAGCAGCCGCTAAGGTTTTGGCTCCCAAAGGGGAAATGCGATTAACGGCAGTGGCTGACCATAAGGGCTATGCGTACAACCCAGAAGGGTTAGATGGGGAGGCTTGCGCTCAGGTGTATCGAGAGTCCCATACGGTGGGATATGTCGAGCCATGGGGAACCCTGAGCGAGAATAGCATTGCTGACCTCATCCAACAGGCTTCTGGTGTAGAGGGCTATTTTCTGGCGCTTCCCAATCTCCCCAATACGTTTATGGCGGATGTGGCTCGCCAGTTTATTGCCTCCGGTTGGCAAGGGGTGCTGGTGGATGCGCTCAAACGCACCAGTGCTGTGGAACAACTGCTAGAGCTGCAAGATGAGCTGCAAAAGGCTGGAATTACCTATATGACGGGATGCGGGGCAACTCCTGGCTTGCTGACGGCGGCTGCGGCTTTGGCTGCCCAAAGTTATGCTGAAGTTCACTCGTGTAAAATTACGTTTGGGGTGGGTATTGCCAATTGGGAGGCTTATCGGGCCACTATTCGCGAAGATATTGCCCATATGCCTGGCTATGATGTGGAGAAAGCCAGAGCGATGACGGATGCGGAGGTGGAGGCACTCCTAGATAAGACGAACGGCATTCTGGCCCTAGAAAACATGGAACATGCTGATGATATTATGCTGGAATTAGCGGGAATCTGCGATCGCTCCTGCGTCTCTGTTGGCGGTGTTGTCGATACCCGCAACCCCAAAAAACCCCTCAGCACCAATGTGCAACTCACCGGACGCACCTTTGAAGGCAAACTCTCCACCCATACCTTCACTCTAGGGGATGAAACCAGCATGGCTGCCAACGTTTGCGGGCCCGCCTTTGGTTATCTCAAAGCCGGAATTTCCTTGCACCGTCGCGGTATCCACGGACTCTTTACTGCGGCTGAAGTGATGCCCCAATTTGTCCGCTAG
- a CDS encoding lipopolysaccharide biosynthesis protein translates to MVGKLLNLDRWKKLLSNRFLRNAGWLGLAELANRIFRLGTTVTLARMFSQEDYGLMAIVYTVFEFANVLTLRNGLGAKIIQADEADLEDICNTSYWINWILCISITLLQCGLAFPIAHLYGSPELVLPLCALSSMYLLFPFFMVQGALIDRENRLKIRAFCYAGQSLISNIVTITLALFGFGVWAIVLSLVLSTPIWILITWKNHPWRPRKSITFAKWKTVINYGRNMLGIDLLIRVKNNLDYLIVGKILGLDALGIYFFAFNAGSGITMNVVNALMSALFPHLCAVRDQLQLLKQEYFDSLKKVAKILIPLVLLQTILAPFYVPIIFGSKWSEAIPILMIICLSVIPRAYKWASASLMNTVDKTHISLQLDLLYTLVFAVVLWTVTPYGILSVAVSVLILHILMSSFVNWISIRLVFAKIL, encoded by the coding sequence ATGGTAGGAAAACTCTTAAACCTCGATCGCTGGAAAAAGTTGCTCTCCAATCGGTTTCTACGCAATGCTGGATGGTTGGGACTGGCAGAACTGGCTAACCGTATTTTCCGCTTAGGGACAACCGTGACTTTGGCACGAATGTTTAGTCAAGAAGACTATGGGTTAATGGCGATCGTTTATACCGTTTTTGAGTTTGCTAATGTACTGACCCTCCGAAATGGATTAGGGGCAAAAATTATTCAAGCTGACGAAGCAGATCTTGAAGATATCTGTAATACTTCATACTGGATTAACTGGATACTCTGTATTTCAATAACCCTCTTACAATGTGGTCTGGCTTTTCCAATTGCCCATCTCTACGGCAGTCCAGAGTTGGTCTTACCCCTTTGTGCCCTATCTTCCATGTATTTATTATTTCCTTTCTTCATGGTTCAAGGGGCGTTGATCGATCGCGAAAATCGATTAAAAATTCGTGCTTTTTGTTACGCAGGACAATCGCTAATTAGTAATATAGTGACCATTACCCTTGCCTTATTCGGCTTTGGCGTGTGGGCGATCGTTTTATCCCTGGTCTTATCCACTCCCATCTGGATTCTAATCACTTGGAAAAATCACCCTTGGAGACCTCGAAAATCTATTACATTTGCCAAATGGAAAACTGTAATTAACTATGGGCGTAATATGCTCGGAATTGATCTCTTGATCAGAGTCAAAAATAATTTGGATTACTTAATTGTGGGGAAAATTTTAGGATTAGATGCTCTAGGGATTTATTTCTTCGCTTTTAATGCTGGATCAGGAATTACCATGAATGTAGTGAATGCCCTAATGTCAGCTTTATTTCCTCATTTGTGTGCCGTTCGAGATCAACTCCAACTCCTGAAACAAGAATATTTTGATAGCCTGAAGAAAGTGGCCAAAATTCTAATTCCGTTAGTATTGCTACAAACCATACTTGCTCCTTTCTATGTTCCCATTATCTTTGGCTCTAAGTGGTCGGAAGCTATTCCTATTTTAATGATTATTTGTCTTTCAGTTATTCCTAGAGCCTATAAATGGGCCTCTGCGTCTTTAATGAATACTGTGGATAAAACTCATATTTCGTTGCAACTCGACCTACTTTACACCCTAGTATTTGCTGTAGTGCTTTGGACAGTAACTCCCTATGGAATTCTGTCGGTCGCAGTCAGCGTTCTTATTCTGCATATACTCATGTCATCTTTTGTCAATTGGATTTCAATACGCCTGGTCTTTGCAAAGATTTTGTAA
- a CDS encoding UPF0175 family protein, with amino-acid sequence MSLLISDDILQASHLTPDEFCREIAVHFFQAGNLTLGYASQLARMSPQQFRQLLQERSIPLYSYDVEDFELDIQNLRELGRL; translated from the coding sequence ATGAGCCTTCTGATTTCAGATGACATCCTCCAAGCCTCACACCTTACCCCAGATGAATTTTGTCGCGAGATTGCTGTACATTTCTTCCAAGCCGGAAATTTAACTTTAGGGTATGCCAGTCAGTTAGCGCGGATGTCTCCACAGCAGTTTCGCCAACTTTTGCAGGAGCGCAGTATTCCCCTTTACTCTTATGATGTGGAGGATTTTGAGTTGGATATCCAGAACTTGCGAGAATTAGGGCGATTGTGA
- a CDS encoding glycosyltransferase family 2 protein: protein MPKISIIIPTYNAERTIASTLKSVLNQTFSDIEIIIINDGSTDNTLQAIETCQDPRIRVLSYDNAGVAMARNRGISNATGEYIAFIDADDRWTTDKLELQLQALQEHPEAGVAYSWTIDFIDTQEDRQLPGKPVYFSGNVYPQLLTSNFLLHGSNPLVTRQAIDSVGEFDPNCTPSEDWDYYIRLAAQFPFIVVPKHQIFYRQSTTSSSSNIPKMEKAGIYTIEKAYNAAPFQYQHRKKQSLALFFQYCAQRYIQCSHNRQDIQPALNKLLQSLFLYPPSLGTEYFQRLSLGFMKRWIFKHFPQA from the coding sequence ATGCCTAAAATTTCAATTATTATTCCAACCTATAATGCAGAGAGAACGATCGCTTCCACCCTGAAATCGGTCTTAAATCAAACCTTTTCTGATATTGAAATCATTATTATCAATGACGGCTCCACCGATAACACCCTTCAAGCCATTGAGACTTGTCAAGATCCAAGGATTCGGGTACTATCCTACGATAATGCTGGAGTTGCTATGGCCCGGAACCGAGGAATATCCAACGCTACAGGAGAGTATATTGCCTTTATTGATGCAGACGATCGCTGGACGACTGACAAGCTAGAACTCCAGCTTCAAGCATTGCAAGAACACCCAGAAGCCGGAGTAGCTTATAGTTGGACAATTGATTTTATAGACACTCAAGAAGATCGACAATTACCGGGTAAACCGGTTTACTTTTCAGGAAATGTTTATCCTCAACTCTTAACCTCTAATTTTCTCCTTCATGGTTCTAATCCTTTAGTCACCCGTCAGGCAATTGATTCAGTCGGAGAATTCGATCCCAACTGCACCCCTTCAGAAGATTGGGACTATTATATTCGGTTAGCCGCTCAATTCCCCTTTATAGTCGTACCTAAGCACCAAATTTTTTACCGTCAGTCCACTACCTCTAGTTCATCCAATATCCCTAAAATGGAAAAAGCTGGTATTTATACCATAGAAAAAGCCTATAATGCAGCGCCTTTTCAGTACCAACATCGGAAAAAACAAAGTCTTGCACTTTTTTTTCAATACTGCGCTCAACGCTATATTCAATGTAGTCATAATCGCCAGGACATCCAACCTGCCCTAAATAAATTATTGCAATCTTTATTCTTATACCCTCCCAGTCTAGGCACAGAGTATTTTCAACGTCTTTCTCTAGGATTTATGAAACGCTGGATATTCAAACATTTCCCTCAAGCTTAA
- a CDS encoding type II toxin-antitoxin system PemK/MazF family toxin has protein sequence MVNILRGDVVVCDLNPVVGTEQAGVRPAVVVQMDRANKASPHTIIVPLTSKIRHTHALIWWDSQPEKLPADIRALLSQPDTEQVVSVDCIAYPYITKTHSIAYSLHRHLSKG, from the coding sequence GTGGTGAATATTCTGCGAGGAGATGTGGTGGTGTGCGATCTTAATCCAGTTGTGGGTACGGAACAAGCAGGAGTTCGACCTGCTGTCGTGGTGCAAATGGATCGAGCCAATAAAGCCAGTCCCCATACCATTATTGTGCCATTGACCAGTAAAATACGGCATACCCATGCGTTGATTTGGTGGGATAGCCAACCCGAAAAGTTGCCAGCCGATATTAGGGCGTTGCTTTCACAACCGGATACAGAGCAAGTTGTTAGTGTGGATTGTATAGCTTACCCTTACATCACAAAGACCCATTCGATCGCTTACTCATTGCACAGGCACTTGTCGAAGGGTTAA
- a CDS encoding glycosyltransferase family 2 protein, with amino-acid sequence MSNPQVTIVVVPRERFSYTQKSLESIYQNTHFPFNLVYVDGNSPSPYKTYLEQQAREKQFKLIRTDHFLAPNQARNLGLAEVKTKYLVFIDNDVLVKPGWLENLVNTAENTGAWLVGPLTLIGDDFKTIHIAGGTIELREKNGKRSMIQKRPFMTRPLAEFESQIKPGATELLEFHCMLTRREVFDSFGPLDEQFMNMCEEDDLCMEVANAGHLIYLEPSAVVSYVAPSPSEFAWSDLPFFFIRWSDSWCKISVEHCREKWNLADDAVFPKHTEKFVRDHRFLVIPRPKKLAGYFLYGLKRVMLLGLLKPIMDWRALQLPRNPGQNLYST; translated from the coding sequence ATGTCTAACCCCCAAGTTACTATTGTTGTTGTTCCTAGAGAGCGTTTTAGTTACACTCAAAAATCTCTGGAAAGCATTTATCAAAATACTCATTTCCCCTTTAATTTGGTTTATGTAGATGGCAACTCACCTTCTCCCTACAAAACCTATCTTGAACAGCAAGCACGAGAGAAGCAATTTAAGCTGATCAGGACTGACCATTTTTTAGCTCCTAATCAAGCGCGTAACTTGGGATTGGCTGAAGTTAAAACCAAGTATCTCGTCTTTATTGATAATGATGTCTTAGTTAAGCCAGGCTGGTTAGAAAACTTAGTTAATACGGCTGAAAATACGGGTGCTTGGCTGGTTGGCCCCCTCACCTTGATCGGAGATGATTTTAAGACCATTCATATAGCCGGTGGAACCATTGAACTAAGGGAAAAAAATGGTAAACGCTCGATGATCCAAAAGCGTCCTTTCATGACTCGCCCACTGGCAGAATTTGAGTCTCAGATTAAACCAGGGGCAACGGAACTCCTGGAATTTCATTGCATGTTAACTCGCCGTGAAGTTTTCGATAGTTTTGGCCCCTTAGATGAACAATTCATGAATATGTGTGAAGAGGATGACCTCTGTATGGAAGTTGCCAATGCGGGTCATCTGATTTATTTGGAACCGAGTGCTGTGGTTTCATACGTTGCTCCCTCTCCTTCTGAATTTGCATGGTCTGATTTACCCTTTTTCTTTATTCGCTGGAGCGATAGCTGGTGCAAGATTAGTGTGGAGCATTGTCGTGAAAAATGGAATCTTGCAGATGATGCAGTTTTTCCCAAACATACTGAGAAATTTGTGCGAGATCATCGCTTTTTGGTTATTCCCAGACCCAAGAAGTTAGCGGGTTACTTCCTCTATGGCTTGAAGAGAGTTATGCTGTTAGGCTTATTGAAGCCTATCATGGATTGGAGGGCGTTACAGCTCCCTAGAAACCCAGGGCAAAACCTCTATTCAACTTAA